The proteins below come from a single Deltaproteobacteria bacterium genomic window:
- a CDS encoding ABC transporter substrate-binding protein — MRSRSKLTRFFFLGTALALIAGLTLLQGEARAKDTLIIGVPSTPTGIDPDVNAEPAGSDIQGNLYDWGISLKFTPSAQTGMGDVMVPDFYAELQPALIESWEVAPDYSSCTFHLRKGVKSAWGNELTTEDIRWKTERNIALKGNGAFMLGVINCDSMNNLEIIDKYTFKVTPNRPAHLIDEMWSNLYFPIWDSTEARKHATEEDPWAHDWVATHGDGFGTYYITDWKAGQHIVLEANPHAWRGKPAFKKLIFKVIPESSSRVAMVKDGTIDVAMKLSPREIDALRDAPGVKVINLQGNLDLHVITNQAFEPFKSKHVRQAIQWAMPQDDIVKLAYYGQAIPWKATIPSMYPGVDTSGFPYSYNLEKAKECLKKGGYPEGFQVDLYYNADFAAHETTAVLIKDSLAKIGVKVNLRKTPAGSFNAGVLARKFPFSLWNDYPCIADPFYSYILMYLSTNYHCYENYNNPEADRMMLEGNDIVDTEKRYEYAKKLERLLLEDVPVAWAVEQNYTCAIRDNIKGFNWDVSNNVRYDFLFPAAQQPSIEIPH; from the coding sequence TCATCATCGGTGTCCCATCAACACCGACTGGCATTGATCCTGACGTCAATGCCGAACCTGCGGGCTCCGATATCCAGGGAAATCTCTACGATTGGGGGATAAGTCTGAAATTTACGCCATCGGCTCAAACCGGAATGGGGGATGTCATGGTCCCAGACTTCTACGCGGAATTACAGCCTGCGTTGATTGAGAGCTGGGAAGTGGCACCTGACTACAGCAGTTGCACGTTTCACCTGAGGAAAGGGGTGAAAAGTGCCTGGGGGAACGAGCTTACCACGGAAGACATTCGCTGGAAGACGGAGAGAAACATCGCTTTGAAAGGTAACGGGGCGTTTATGCTAGGGGTCATCAACTGTGACAGCATGAACAATCTGGAGATAATCGATAAGTACACATTCAAAGTGACCCCGAACAGACCGGCCCACCTCATAGATGAAATGTGGAGCAACCTCTATTTCCCGATCTGGGATTCAACAGAGGCCAGGAAACACGCAACAGAGGAAGACCCGTGGGCTCATGACTGGGTCGCCACACATGGTGATGGATTTGGCACCTACTATATCACGGATTGGAAGGCGGGCCAGCACATAGTTCTAGAAGCCAATCCTCACGCGTGGCGAGGAAAGCCTGCTTTCAAGAAACTCATCTTCAAGGTTATCCCGGAGAGCTCCAGCCGCGTAGCCATGGTCAAAGATGGTACCATTGATGTGGCAATGAAACTCTCTCCCAGGGAAATCGATGCGCTGAGAGATGCACCAGGTGTAAAGGTCATTAATCTCCAGGGCAACCTGGATCTGCATGTTATCACAAACCAGGCATTTGAGCCGTTCAAGAGCAAGCATGTGAGACAGGCTATCCAGTGGGCTATGCCTCAAGACGACATCGTGAAACTCGCTTACTATGGACAGGCTATTCCATGGAAGGCCACCATTCCATCGATGTATCCCGGTGTCGATACCTCAGGCTTTCCATACTCCTACAACTTGGAAAAAGCCAAAGAGTGCCTGAAGAAAGGTGGGTATCCCGAAGGATTCCAGGTAGATCTGTACTATAACGCCGACTTTGCAGCCCATGAGACGACCGCGGTGCTGATCAAGGATAGCCTCGCCAAAATTGGCGTCAAAGTCAATTTGCGAAAAACACCGGCCGGCTCCTTTAACGCCGGTGTCTTGGCCAGGAAGTTCCCCTTTTCCCTCTGGAACGACTATCCGTGCATCGCTGACCCCTTCTACTCCTACATACTCATGTATCTTAGTACCAACTATCACTGTTACGAGAATTACAACAACCCTGAGGCCGACCGTATGATGCTGGAAGGCAATGACATCGTCGACACGGAGAAGAGATACGAGTATGCAAAGAAACTGGAAAGGCTGCTACTGGAGGATGTGCCGGTAGCTTGGGCTGTGGAACAGAACTATACCTGTGCGATAAGGGATAATATCAAGGGGTTCAATTGGGATGTCAGTAACAACGTGAGATATGATTTTCTCTTTCCCGCTGCGCAACAGCCGAGTATAGAGATACCCCACTAA